ATGGTATCAAAAGCAGACTTTTTTAAGGACATCCGCAACGGAAATTTAGAAGGGGTCCAAGCCGTTTTAAAGCATAGTCCGGAATGGGTCAACAGTACGGATGAAAGAGGCTCAACCCCATTATTGCTGACTACGTACTATGGACATTTGGAAATCGCAAAATACCTTCTGGAAAGTGGCGCCGAAGTGGATGCCAAGGATGGTTCGGGAAATACCGCTTTAATGGGGGTCTGTTTTAAGGGATATGAAGAAATTGCTTCCTTACTGGTAAAAGCGGGGGCCAATGTGAACCATGTAAACAGTATGGGAGCCACTTGCCTGATTTATGCCGCTACCTTCAATAAAATTGGAATTGCAAAAAACCTTTTGGAACATGGTGCAGATATCAAGGCGACGGATGCCCGGGGCAATTCTGCATTGGACAATGCCAGGATGCAGGAGGCACAGGAAATGGTTGAACTCTTGGAACACTATATGTGATGGATGCAAAGGAACAATTGGACGTTGTTAAAAGAATAAAGGCGATAGCAGAAACCGGGTTGGTCTATGCTGCGGATGCGTATGACAAGGAACGCTATGAGGAACTACGGGAAATAGGGTTAAAATTGATGGCCTATCTTTCCCAGGAGCCCTTCACAAAACTCAACGGCTTTTTTCTTCCCCAATTGGATTATCCGACCCCTAAGGTAGATGTACGGGGATTTGTACTTAATGAAAGCGATGAGCTACTTATGGCCCAAGAGCGTGTGGATGGCAAGTGGACCATCCCTGGAGGATGGGCAGATGTAGGCAATACACCAACGGAAGTGGCGGTAAAGGAAATCAGGGAAGAAACGGGACTGGACGCCGAAATTGTCAGATTATTGGCCGTTTACGATAAACAACGTCATAAACACCCCCCGGAACCCCATTATATTTACAAGCTGATATTCCTGTGCCGAGTTAACGGTGGAGAATTAAAGGCCGGATTTGACATGCAGGGGGTAGGATGGTTTTCTTTGGACAACCTTCCTCCGCTCTCGGAAGAACGTATCCTGGAAAACCAATTGAGACACTTATTTCAATTGGTTAAAGAGGATGTAAAAGAGGTGTATTCTGATTGATATGGCAAAGGAACTTACAGTGGCACTCATCCAATCCCATCTCATTTGGGAAAATCCTGAAAGCAACCGAGCGCTCTTCTCTGAACAAATTGATTCCATTTCGGATGATGTGGATGTCATCATTTTACCAGAGATGTTCACTACGGGTTTTACAATGCGTCCCCAAAATGTCCCTTTTGAAGAAAAATCCAAGACCATTGCGTGGATGCAGGAATGGGCCAGGAAAAAGGATGCTGCGATCGTGGGAAGTATTATAGACTCGGAAGAAGGTAAGTTTTATAACAGATTTTGGTTTGTAGCGCCGGAAGGAATGTCAACCTATGACAAAAAACATACGTTTACTTTAGCCGGGGAAGATAAAGTGTATCACGCAGGGACCTCCAAAGCAATTTTGGTATATAGGGGCTTCAAGATTTGCCCACTGATCTGTTACGACCTCCGGTTTCCGGTTTGGGCCAGAAATGTGGAGGGATATGATGTGCTTATTTACGTGGCCAATTGGCCCAAACCCCGGATAAGCGCCTGGGATACCTTACTAAAGGCCAGGGCCATTGAAAATATGGCCTATTGCATTGGGGTAAATCGTATTGGAAAGGATAGTTCGGGACATGAATATTCCGGACATTCGGCAGTTTACGATGTCCTGGGGAACCCATTGGCCTATTCGGAAAAAGACGAAATCCTATATGCCACCTTATCCAAGGAGCATATTGACACCTACCGCAATAAACTACGGTTTTTGGAAGACCGGGATGAATTCAGTTTGTTATGAGAAAGGTCTGCTCCATCTCCCAATTGGCGCGGACATCGATAATATCGGGGTAGTAACTTATCCGTTCCGGTTGTATTTGTTTTAGATAGTTTCCGGTGTCCCATTTGCCGTTACCGTTATCATCAAAAATGACCCGAATGCCATACTTTCCGGGCTCTAGGGTGTTGAATTGGAATGGTTTTGGTTCGGTTCCGATCTGTTCACGTTTAATTTCCCCGCGCTCATCCGTCAATTGCACCACAATGGGATAACGGATGTTGCCGCTAACGGTAAGTACCATATTTCCGAAATCCGTTCGTTTTTCAGTGGCAAGCCTCACTTCCAAAGTATCGTTCTCCATGCCAAAGAAATCCGCTATGGCCCCAGGTAAAAAAGTAAGGGCATACCCTTGTTCCTCCAAAAGCTCAAAGTCCACATCCACCCGATTTTCCAGGGTGTCCAAACGCGTTTTAAAGGGAATTGAAAGGGAATCCCTGTCCATAATGGCAATCTTGGTACTATCCACCAAAGCCAGGGGCGTATTTGCATTAATGTGAAACTGCTCCTCAAAACTGATCTTACCTCCATGGCTTGGGCTCAGCTTTAAACTATCCAAGGGCAATTTTCGGGTTTTTACGGTAAAGGTGTCGAGAACTTTATACGGTTCATTGGAAACCGTAAAAACAATGGAATCAATATCGGTGGGCGTCAACCAGTAATTTAAGGTGTCCTTGTCCTTTTCCTTTTTAATGATCGTTCTCACGGAGTCCGGTAATGGGGTAAGGGGTCTTATCCGCATACTGTCACTATTTCCGCTATACCCAAAAATAATTCTGTTTTTGGCAACATAACTGGGTACGGACGCGGCATAATCCGGTACTTCCTTAAAAAGATTCAATAGGAGCAATGTGTCCGTGGGCAGGGTAATGGTGTCATTGAGAAAGGCAATCTTATCTGCCCTTTGATCAAAAACATTGTTTCTGCCTTCATCTTTCACCCCAAAAATTCTGTACGTTCCGGCCTTTAGGTTTCTCAGCTGAAAGAAAGGAAGACTGTCCCCGGTATTGGCCAGATAATTGGGGGGATATTTATAAATGGTGGAGTCGTTGTAAACACTGTCAATTTCATATAGCATCACACTTACGAACTCATCCGGATTTCTATCAAAAGCATCCTTTACCACCCCGGAAAGGGAAAGGGAATCAATGACCTCCCCCGTAGAGAAAACATAGGTGAGAAAGCTGTTGGGATTACCTTCATTATTATCTACGATGCTCTGACCAAAATTAATGGTATAGGTAGTGTTTTCCCTAAGGGTATCCTTAAGGGTAATCTCAATGAATTTACTGGCTCCCCCCAAGGGTTTGATTTCCGGGATGTTTTTTAAGGGAGGAGATACAATTAACTGATTTTGAACATCTTGCAATTTAATGTATTCATCAAAATACAGTCTGATCTTTTGCGAATCAAAGTTGATGGAAAGATTTTCGGGCTCCGCCCTCAATAGCACGGGGGGGTCTATATCTTTGGGCCCTCCGGTTGGGTTGCCCCGTCTTGCACACTGCCAAAATGCCATAAGTGAAAGACCCAGGAAAATAATACTCAAAATCCGCTTTGCCAATTGCATAGAATCCAATTGTGGGGCAAAGAAACGATTTTTGAAACAATCTCAACGTTAAGTTCTGTTAAGGAACAACGGCCATGGTGGCAACGTACAGCTGTACATTGGAAATTTGAAGTAAAGTGGTCGCACAGGCCTCAATGGTTGCCCCGGTGGTGATGACATCATCTACCAATAACAGCTTTTTATGTTCAAGCCCCTTTGCGTTCTTCAGTACAAAAAGGTCCTGGTTGTTTTTCCAACGGGCCAGGCGGGACTTTTTGGTCTGCGTTTTGGTATTTTGGGTCTTGATCAAAACCGTATCCCTGTACTGGGCATTCAAATGGGAGGCCATTTTTTTCCCGAATAGTTCTACTTGGTTATAACCGCGTTTTTTCAACTTTTTGGGGTGGAGGGGTACTGGAATTACGGCATCGATCTGTAGGTCTTTTTCCCTGGCAATTTGGGACCCAAACCAGTTTCCGATAAAATCACCCACTTCATATTGATTTTTGTACTTCAAATAATGCAATAGATTTTTAACGATTCCATGCTTGGAAAAGAAAAGGAAGGAAGCCGCCTTCTCAATGGGCACACGGCCATAAAATATGCGGTCTACGGCATTTTCTTCGGTAAAATTATGACCGGTCATCGGCAAATCATGTCGACAAACGGTGCACAGGAGGTACTCTCCTCTGGATAATTGTACATTACATCCAAAACACACTGGTGGCAATAGGATGGAGTTAATATCGTTTATTATCTTTGACGGCCAGTTCATGAACAAATCTTATACCTGCAAAATCAGCCACTTATCTGATGGAATCCCAAGATACCACTTTCAACTATAAGATTATACTTGCGGCATTGGTGGCGGTAATTATTGCAATCCTTATTGCGTTCTATTATAGCTATGCCCAGTCCCAGAATGAGTTGGGATATCTGGAGGATGAAAAAAAGCTTTTGGTGAAGGATTTGACCTTGATGAAGGCAGAGGTGGACCGACTCTCTGGATTGAATGAAGTCAATGATATTGAACTACAGACCTCAAAATTTCGGATACAGCAATTATTGGATTCCGTTGGACAATTGAACTTTAACGTTATAAAGCTAAAAGAGGACCGAAAGGCATTACGGGTCTTGGAAGCTAGATTTGACAGTTTAAAATTGAAGAACAACTTTCTTCGTTACAACAACTCCCTGCTGACCCAGAAATATGAACGTACCATTAGGCAGATTGAGGAACTCCGTGGTAAGACCAGTACATTGGCACAGGCAGAGGCGCTGGCCAGGCAAAAGAACCAGGAATTGGCCAAGGAACTCAAGATAAAGAGCTATCTTAAAATGGAGAACTCCGAAGGAAGTGGTTTTCGACTTCGTGCGGGGAGGCCTTTAAAGACCAACAAAGCGGATGTCATTGAAAAACTAAGGGGATGCGCCACCATACAGGGCAATCCAAATGAGAC
The sequence above is a segment of the Muricauda sp. SCSIO 64092 genome. Coding sequences within it:
- a CDS encoding ankyrin repeat domain-containing protein — protein: MVSKADFFKDIRNGNLEGVQAVLKHSPEWVNSTDERGSTPLLLTTYYGHLEIAKYLLESGAEVDAKDGSGNTALMGVCFKGYEEIASLLVKAGANVNHVNSMGATCLIYAATFNKIGIAKNLLEHGADIKATDARGNSALDNARMQEAQEMVELLEHYM
- a CDS encoding NUDIX hydrolase, with the protein product MDAKEQLDVVKRIKAIAETGLVYAADAYDKERYEELREIGLKLMAYLSQEPFTKLNGFFLPQLDYPTPKVDVRGFVLNESDELLMAQERVDGKWTIPGGWADVGNTPTEVAVKEIREETGLDAEIVRLLAVYDKQRHKHPPEPHYIYKLIFLCRVNGGELKAGFDMQGVGWFSLDNLPPLSEERILENQLRHLFQLVKEDVKEVYSD
- a CDS encoding amidohydrolase; its protein translation is MAKELTVALIQSHLIWENPESNRALFSEQIDSISDDVDVIILPEMFTTGFTMRPQNVPFEEKSKTIAWMQEWARKKDAAIVGSIIDSEEGKFYNRFWFVAPEGMSTYDKKHTFTLAGEDKVYHAGTSKAILVYRGFKICPLICYDLRFPVWARNVEGYDVLIYVANWPKPRISAWDTLLKARAIENMAYCIGVNRIGKDSSGHEYSGHSAVYDVLGNPLAYSEKDEILYATLSKEHIDTYRNKLRFLEDRDEFSLL
- a CDS encoding Ig-like domain-containing protein: MQLAKRILSIIFLGLSLMAFWQCARRGNPTGGPKDIDPPVLLRAEPENLSINFDSQKIRLYFDEYIKLQDVQNQLIVSPPLKNIPEIKPLGGASKFIEITLKDTLRENTTYTINFGQSIVDNNEGNPNSFLTYVFSTGEVIDSLSLSGVVKDAFDRNPDEFVSVMLYEIDSVYNDSTIYKYPPNYLANTGDSLPFFQLRNLKAGTYRIFGVKDEGRNNVFDQRADKIAFLNDTITLPTDTLLLLNLFKEVPDYAASVPSYVAKNRIIFGYSGNSDSMRIRPLTPLPDSVRTIIKKEKDKDTLNYWLTPTDIDSIVFTVSNEPYKVLDTFTVKTRKLPLDSLKLSPSHGGKISFEEQFHINANTPLALVDSTKIAIMDRDSLSIPFKTRLDTLENRVDVDFELLEEQGYALTFLPGAIADFFGMENDTLEVRLATEKRTDFGNMVLTVSGNIRYPIVVQLTDERGEIKREQIGTEPKPFQFNTLEPGKYGIRVIFDDNGNGKWDTGNYLKQIQPERISYYPDIIDVRANWEMEQTFLITN
- a CDS encoding ComF family protein is translated as MTGHNFTEENAVDRIFYGRVPIEKAASFLFFSKHGIVKNLLHYLKYKNQYEVGDFIGNWFGSQIAREKDLQIDAVIPVPLHPKKLKKRGYNQVELFGKKMASHLNAQYRDTVLIKTQNTKTQTKKSRLARWKNNQDLFVLKNAKGLEHKKLLLVDDVITTGATIEACATTLLQISNVQLYVATMAVVP